From Planktothrix sp. FACHB-1365:
AACGATAATTTATTGCCATTTTTTGTTCCTTGTAACGTTTGAATATAGGACGTATATTGACACTCCCCGCTCTGAAGAGACGGGGATTCTACATTCTACGTCAGAATTTGCTCAACCAGGGTAGCCCCAAGAAGAGTAGAGACTCCAACTCCTGTAGCGTTACTTCGGGATTGCCCATCCCTAGTTTGTTTTGCCAGATTGAGAATATTAATTGCAGCATTTGTATCTCTATGTAGTTCGCATCCACAATTACAAATATGGGTGCGAGTTGATAGAGATTTTTTCACAATTCCCCCACAATTAGAGCATTTTTGCGAAGTGAAATGGGGTGCAACTGGTATTGCTAATTTATCAAACTTAGCTGCAAAATATTCTATCCATTGCCGGAACAAATACCAACTAGCATCGCTAATTGATTTAGCTAAACAGTGGTTTTTAACCAAATTTCTAACACTTAAATCTTCGTAGACTACTAAGTCGTTAGACTTGCATACGTTACGCGCCGTTATCTTGGCGTGTTCATTCCGTTGCCTGCTTACTTTTAAGTGTTTTTTAGCGTAAATTTTTCTAGCTCTCCGTCTACCTGATGAACCCTTAACCTTTTTATAGATTTGTCTCTGAGATTTTTTAATAGACGTTTCCGCCTTTCTCAAAAACTGGGGATTGGGTTCTTGGTGTCCATTAGAGTCTGTGTAAAATGACTCAATGCCAACATCAATTCCAATTTCATTTCCCGTTTTCGGTTGAACATCGGTAACGGTAATACCCAGACAAAACTGGCAGTAATAACCGTCAGCACGACGAATCAATCGCACCCGTTTGATGTCTTTAAGATTGTAGGTATGGAGATCCCATTTCCCCAGTAATTTAAGATTGCCAATTCCGTTTTTGTCGGTAAAGGTAACTTGTCTTTTAGTTGGGTGTAACTTCCATCCTGTTGTTTTATATTCAACAGAACGACAGTCTTTTTGAAATTTGGGATATCCTTTTTTACCCGAAATCTTTTTCTGGCAATTGTCGTAAAAACGACTAATGGCAGTCCATCCCCGCTCGGCTGCGGATTGGACTGCCATTGAATTTAGATCATTAACAAAGGAGAATTCTTTTCTGAGAGCCGTTGAATATTTGTTTAAGGCAAACTTGTCGATTTTCAACTCTCTGGAATTATCCATCCAGTATCTAATCGCTTTATTGCGAATGAATTGAGTGGTGCGGATGGCTTGATCAATTGCTTTGAATTGATCAAGTTTGCCTTTGACTTTGTATTCTAAAACTATCATGAAATTCTCCTGTTTTCGACCTGTTTCTAGGTTAACATAGATTGAGAAATATTCACGGGGAATAAATTCCCCTGAGTCGTTTTTCATCTGTTGTCTGTTGGCGTAGCCTGCCGTAAGGCATAGACACGCTCGTTTTCAATCTCCCAGGTTTGTCTTATAAGATTCTTTTTGATTATGAATTGTAGCTTCCACTCGACCCGTAACTTTATTTCCCTGAATATAAATCCGGGCGATGGAGTCCATATTATCATTCGCGACTGAAAAACAATAGCCTTGAATAGAAGAGGAACTCGAATTTTGAGCAATTTGTATCGGAGGATTAACAGGAACGGCGGTCACTGAGCCTTGCCGAAGTGAGGCTACAATATTAATCTGGGGTGTAACATTCAGAAAAGTTCCTGCAACGGCGACAAATCCTAATACTTTCATCATTATTTTTACCCGGTTAACGATTAAATATGTACTGATTTTTAGGGTTTTGGGTTCCCTGATTTAAGCATTTTCTGACATAATTTTCTATCTTCAGGACTAACCATTAAATTTGTTTTTAAATAATCTTCTACCCAATGGCAAGCATAAGCAAAATCATTCAAACTTAAAACCCGATGTAAATCCCATAATATAACAGTCTTATCAGCACTCGCTGAAATCAGGGTTTTGCTATCGGGACTAAATTTAACATCATAGACTTCATCATCATGAGCATTCAAAGTTTTAACTAAACTACCATCCATTTTCCAGAGTTTAATTGTTTTATCTTGACTCGCAGAAGCAATAAAATGTTGGTCAGGACTAAACGCTACAGCCATAACAGTTCCAGTATGTCCGGTTAAGGTATGTTCATCTATAAAGGATTTCAGTGATGGATTCCACCGCCATAATTTTACCGTTTGATCTCGACTAGCTGAAGCTAAAACCTGTCCATCAGGACTAAACACGACATCCCAAACCCCATCTTGATGACCCGTTAAAGTTTGTAACAGTTGACCTTGAAAATTCCAGATTTTAACGGTATTATCGTCAGAACTAGAGGCAATCCATTGATGTTCAGGCTGAATTGCAATTCCCCAGACTTGACCATGATGACCCTCCAAGTTGGAGCGCAATTTGCCATCCAGTCCCCAGATTTTAATGGTTTTATCCCAACTTCCTGAAATCATAGATTGACTATCAGGACTAAATTTTACATCCCAAACCCCCCATTTATGTCCCTCTAGGGTTTTATCAGGTTGGGTGTTTAACAATCCTGTCTGAGTTCTTTGCCAAAGTTTAATAGTTGCATCATCAGAGGTTGAAGCCAACCAGCGACCATCGGGACTAAATTCTACCCGATTCACCCGCCACTGATGTCCAGTTTTCAAGGTTTGTAATAATCGACCTTTCTTTGTCCAAAGTTTAATAGTTTTATCTAAGGAAGAGGAAGCAATAATTCGACCATCCGGGCTGAAATTAACACCCCAAACGGCATCTTGATGTCCAATCAAGGGCATGACTAAAGCATAGCCAATTTTCGAGAGTTTAATACTTTTATCCCAACTTGCAGAAGCAATGGTTTGACTATCGGGACTAAACGCAACAGCACTGACTTCTCCCTTATGTTGCCATAATGTTTTATAGGGGTTATACAAGGAAGTCGTGGCATCTTTTCGCCAAAGTTGGATTTGTTGATTCCGAATCGCCCCGGCTAAGAATTTGCCGTTAGGACTAAACGCCACCCCCCAAACTTCATCTTCAAAGGCGCCGAAGGTCTGGAGTAACACCCCCTCCCGACTCCAGAGTTTAATGGTTTTATCCCG
This genomic window contains:
- a CDS encoding RNA-guided endonuclease TnpB family protein, producing MIVLEYKVKGKLDQFKAIDQAIRTTQFIRNKAIRYWMDNSRELKIDKFALNKYSTALRKEFSFVNDLNSMAVQSAAERGWTAISRFYDNCQKKISGKKGYPKFQKDCRSVEYKTTGWKLHPTKRQVTFTDKNGIGNLKLLGKWDLHTYNLKDIKRVRLIRRADGYYCQFCLGITVTDVQPKTGNEIGIDVGIESFYTDSNGHQEPNPQFLRKAETSIKKSQRQIYKKVKGSSGRRRARKIYAKKHLKVSRQRNEHAKITARNVCKSNDLVVYEDLSVRNLVKNHCLAKSISDASWYLFRQWIEYFAAKFDKLAIPVAPHFTSQKCSNCGGIVKKSLSTRTHICNCGCELHRDTNAAINILNLAKQTRDGQSRSNATGVGVSTLLGATLVEQILT